Below is a genomic region from Candidatus Marsarchaeota archaeon.
GAATTGGGATAAAGCCAGATATAGAAGTCTATCCAGCAATGAGCGATATAAAACAAGGCAAAGACTGCATATTGGCAAAAGCCATATCTTTAGCTAAGAAAGGCTAAATCCATGATTTACCAATGCTCTTAAAGCATAAGTGCGACCTCCGGGATTTGAACCCGGGTTACCGCCTTGGCAAGGCGATGTCCTACCAGGCTAGACTAAGATCGCGCATAAATGTTTTCATGTCAAAGTTCTTAAAAACTTTGTTAATTTTCAAGGCGCAAAGCTAAGCAATCAAAAAGGATTATAGCATTTGGCTGTGAAATCTTCGTGTGGTTGCATGATAAATGTAGGCTTGTATTACAGGGTGAAGAGCGGGAACGAAAAGCAGTTTGAGGACACATTTGCTGCAGTATCGGAATATCTGTCTTCAGGCAAGGGATTCAAGCTCGCCAAGCTATACAAGGAGGTTGGCACTAACGAGTACATGATATACAGCGAATGGGACAGCCTGAACGCCTTCACGGAATTCGTAAGGAGCGAGGCCTTTCATAAGGTAACTAGCTCAGGGAAGGACATCCTTGAAGGCCAGCCAAGGCACAGGATATTCTACGAGCAGGGAAAGGATGGTAGCTGATGCTTTTCAGGAAGCCGGAAGAAGAGAGAGAGGTGCAGATTGGCGAGCTTGAGGGTTTTTTCAGGGAGATGTTTGAGCGCGAGTCCGAAAAAGCTGTTAAAAGGGCAGAACAGGTCGAGCCGCACATAACCCATGGCCTGCACATGTTCGAAAAGGCAGCCGAAGCCTTGGCGGAATACAATGGCGAGCCCGATGAGGAATTCATAGGCCGCGCAAGCATAAGCTCTGCGAAGGAGCAGAAGTCGCACTATACGGATGCGCTGCAAAAAGCCTTGGCCTCGCTTGCAGCTGAGCTCAAGGATGCCCATGCAGGCACAAGGTATGAGACCATGCTGCGCAAAAAGGACATCTATACGGAATTCGTATCAAAGGTGCTGTCTTTGAATTCCAGCTTCAAGCTTGCAGTGCTAGGCTATTCGGAGCGAATGGGAGACTTCAAAAAGTCGTTTTCCGTCATAGAGAAGAACCTGAAAGCGCTGGAGTCCGAGCTCGGCTTCGGGTCCGAAGCTTTCAGGCAGTATGAATCCGCAATTGGCCACGTCCAGGCTTTGCTCGGCGGCATGGAGAATATACGCTTGGCCA
It encodes:
- a CDS encoding antibiotic biosynthesis monooxygenase, which translates into the protein MINVGLYYRVKSGNEKQFEDTFAAVSEYLSSGKGFKLAKLYKEVGTNEYMIYSEWDSLNAFTEFVRSEAFHKVTSSGKDILEGQPRHRIFYEQGKDGS